The following proteins are co-located in the Silene latifolia isolate original U9 population chromosome 1, ASM4854445v1, whole genome shotgun sequence genome:
- the LOC141652063 gene encoding MLP-like protein 31 gives MARSHLKRKLEGEVEITEVAGDVMHALFSKRPHHIPAVISEGFIHGCEVVQGAFGYSGSTIKWTYSIDGNTKTVTQIFDVIEGKNKGMDFICKDGDLTKDYENFVVSYRVIQVGHGSSKVVWKFEYEKKHSGFPEPTGEMDAFINITKDINDHHHAIR, from the exons ATGGCAAGAAGTCATCTGAAGCGGAAGCTAGAAGGGGAAGTTGAGATAACAGAGGTGGCCGGAGACGTTATGCATGCCTTGTTCTCGAAAAGGCCTCACCACATTCCTGCCGTTATTAGCGAAGGGTTTATTCATGGTTGTGAGGTGGTTCAAGGTGCCTTTGGTTATTCTGGCTCCACCATCAAATGGACTTATTCCATAG ATGGCAACACAAAAACAGTGACACAAATATTTGATGTAATAGAAGGCAAAAACAAGGGGATGGATTTCATCTGTAAAGATGGAGATTTGACGAAGGATTACGAGAATTTCGTAGTCTCGTATCGCGTGATTCAAGTTGGCCATGGAAGTAGCAAAGTAGTTTGGAAATTTGAATATGAGAAGAAACATTCTGGCTTTCCTGAGCCTACCGGAGAAATGGATGCCTTCATTAATATTACTAAGGATATCAATGACCATCACCATGCCATACGGTAG
- the LOC141599753 gene encoding MLP-like protein 34 gives MEGMLKRKLEGEVEIREGAADAFHDFFANRPHHIPTVKDDFIHACDLHEGDYGTQGSTIEWTYTVDGKKKKIKQILELIDEKNKVMKFNCIGGDLMEDYETFLVTFQVIPVTEGTCKVVWTFEYVKKKPGIPEPSGEMDSLLEIAKHIDDHHHSK, from the exons ATGGAAGGTATGTTGAAACGTAAGTTAGAGGGAGAAGTAGAGATAAGAGAGGGAGCAGCAGATGCATTCCATGACTTTTTTGCAAATAGACCACACCATATCCCTACTGTTAAGGATGATTTTATTCATGCTTGTGACTTGCATGAGGGTGATTATGGTACTCAAGGCTCTACCATCGAATGGACCTACACCGTTG atgggaagaagaaaaagataaAGCAAATTCTTGAATTGATTGATGAAAAAAACAAGGTAATGAAGTTCAATTGCATTGGTGGAGATTTAATGGAGGATTATGAGACCTTTCTAGTGACATTCCAAGTGATTCCTGTTACTGAAGGAACTTGCAAAGTTGTTTGGACATTTGAATATGTTAAGAAGAAGCCTGGCATCCCTGAGCCAAGTGGTGAAATGGATTCTTTACTTGAAATTGCTAAACATATTGATGACCATCACCATTCTAAGTAG